One genomic segment of Nocardioides cavernaquae includes these proteins:
- a CDS encoding maleylpyruvate isomerase family mycothiol-dependent enzyme, whose translation MTDLRPLVDLWWNAVADFSAYVREIEPSEWHEPTDLPGWDVAAVVAHIAHLEGVLAGTPHEPVDIGEAAHVANPMGTYTEQGVVARRERTREELLEEIALATATRHSELLLAPPDPTAPAPDVFGLMGWDNRTLLSNRPFDIWMHEQDVRRATGRPGGLAGPVAEHVIRVFQRSLGYVVGKRTDAAPGDSVRLVVEGCAPVTVLVGDDGRAKPAEVAEPTTTISLDREAFIVLAGGRRSAEEVAVAIEGNEDLGRQVAAGLAVTP comes from the coding sequence ATGACTGACCTTCGTCCCCTGGTGGACCTGTGGTGGAACGCCGTCGCCGACTTCTCGGCGTACGTCCGCGAGATCGAGCCCTCGGAGTGGCACGAGCCGACCGACCTGCCCGGGTGGGACGTCGCGGCGGTCGTCGCGCACATCGCCCACCTCGAGGGGGTCCTCGCCGGCACGCCGCACGAGCCGGTCGACATCGGCGAGGCCGCGCACGTGGCCAATCCGATGGGCACCTACACGGAGCAGGGGGTCGTGGCCCGGCGCGAGCGCACTCGGGAGGAGCTGCTCGAGGAGATCGCGCTGGCGACGGCGACGCGCCACTCGGAGCTGCTCCTGGCCCCGCCGGACCCGACGGCGCCGGCTCCGGACGTCTTCGGGCTGATGGGCTGGGACAACCGCACCCTGCTGAGCAACCGACCCTTCGACATCTGGATGCACGAGCAGGACGTGCGGCGTGCGACCGGCCGCCCCGGTGGGCTTGCCGGACCCGTCGCGGAGCACGTCATCCGGGTCTTCCAGCGCAGCCTCGGGTACGTCGTGGGGAAGCGCACCGACGCGGCACCGGGTGACTCGGTCCGGCTCGTCGTCGAGGGGTGCGCACCGGTGACGGTGCTGGTCGGGGACGACGGCCGCGCAAAGCCGGCGGAGGTCGCCGAACCGACCACGACGATCTCGCTGGACCGTGAGGCGTTCATCGTCCTCGCGGGTGGTCGGCGGTCGGCGGAGGAGGTTGCCGTCGCGATCGAGGGCAACGAGGACCTGGGTCGTCAGGTCGCGGCAGGGCTCGCCGTCACGCCCTGA
- a CDS encoding efflux RND transporter periplasmic adaptor subunit: MRFLKVPFATPRRRLILAAAAVLLAGCIWFLWPSDARTASTTVTAEATSSTIKDTVTGSGTLEAARSEDLSFASSGTVTAVNVKTGDRVKKGDVLARIDTASLQAALTSAQAQLDSAETTAANDGSETASRRAANTAAVASARAGVAEAQDALDAATLKAPFTAMVATVDIAVGDQVSASSGAPTGSAGSTGTTAAITVMTPRSFVVTADVSADDVARLTTTMQAEVTPAGATDPLYGTVTAVGKVAEVSDSGTATFPVTVTLTGKQDDLYAGTSVDVAITVSSRDDVLTVPTAAVTTEGDATYVQKVSDGSTTKTEVEIGETYGPTTEIVSGLAAGDTVSYTRETRMPGGGTGGVTFPGGGELPPGFEGGTFPGGGTFAGGSLGGAR; the protein is encoded by the coding sequence ATGCGATTCCTCAAGGTGCCCTTCGCGACTCCGCGACGGCGACTGATCCTGGCCGCGGCGGCGGTCCTGCTCGCGGGCTGCATCTGGTTCCTGTGGCCCTCCGACGCCCGGACCGCCTCGACCACCGTCACGGCCGAGGCCACATCGTCCACCATCAAGGACACCGTGACCGGCTCCGGAACCCTCGAGGCAGCCCGCTCCGAGGACCTGTCGTTCGCGTCCAGCGGCACGGTGACCGCGGTGAACGTGAAGACCGGCGACCGGGTGAAGAAGGGCGATGTCCTCGCCAGGATCGACACCGCGTCCCTCCAGGCGGCGCTGACTTCCGCCCAGGCCCAGCTCGACTCCGCAGAGACCACGGCGGCCAACGACGGCAGCGAGACAGCCTCACGCCGGGCGGCCAACACGGCGGCCGTCGCCAGCGCCCGGGCCGGCGTGGCCGAGGCACAGGATGCGCTCGACGCAGCCACGCTGAAGGCGCCGTTCACCGCAATGGTGGCGACCGTCGACATCGCGGTCGGTGACCAGGTCAGCGCGTCCAGCGGTGCCCCGACAGGATCGGCCGGATCGACCGGGACCACCGCCGCGATCACGGTGATGACGCCCCGCTCGTTCGTGGTCACCGCCGACGTCAGCGCCGATGACGTCGCCCGGCTCACGACCACGATGCAGGCCGAGGTCACACCCGCCGGCGCGACCGACCCCCTCTACGGAACCGTCACGGCGGTCGGCAAGGTGGCAGAGGTGTCCGACTCCGGCACCGCGACCTTCCCGGTGACCGTCACGCTGACCGGCAAGCAGGACGACCTCTACGCCGGCACGAGCGTCGACGTCGCCATCACGGTCTCCAGCCGTGACGACGTCCTCACGGTGCCCACAGCGGCAGTCACCACCGAGGGCGACGCAACGTACGTCCAGAAGGTCAGCGACGGCTCCACGACGAAGACGGAGGTCGAGATCGGCGAGACCTACGGACCGACCACCGAGATCGTGTCCGGCCTGGCGGCGGGCGACACCGTCAGCTACACCCGTGAGACCCGGATGCCGGGCGGCGGAACCGGTGGTGTGACCTTCCCGGGCGGCGGCGAGCTGCCGCCCGGGTTCGAGGGCGGCACGTTCCCGGGTGGCGGAACCTTCGCCGGCGGCAGCCTCGGCGGCGCCCGATGA
- a CDS encoding ABC transporter ATP-binding protein → MSALLELRDVRKIYQTGTVEVAALRGVDARISAGEYVAVVGPSGSGKSTLMHILGCLDVPTSGSYLLAGEDVSTLPETRLADVRNRLIGFVFQQFNLLPSLPAWRNVELPLVYAGVGRDERRERALQALDRVGLANRADHRPGELSGGQQQRVAIARALVTDPALVLADEPTGNLDSQSTADVLGLLDELSAMGRTIVLITHEHDVAARAHRQLLVRDGEIVLPAGSPA, encoded by the coding sequence ATGAGCGCGCTGCTGGAGCTCCGCGACGTCCGGAAGATCTACCAGACCGGCACGGTCGAGGTCGCTGCGCTCCGCGGCGTCGACGCCCGGATCTCGGCGGGCGAGTACGTCGCCGTGGTCGGCCCGTCCGGCTCCGGGAAGTCGACGCTGATGCACATCCTCGGCTGCCTCGACGTGCCCACCAGCGGCAGCTACCTGCTGGCCGGCGAGGATGTCTCGACGCTCCCCGAGACGCGGCTCGCCGACGTGCGCAACCGGCTGATCGGCTTCGTCTTCCAGCAGTTCAACCTGCTCCCCAGCCTGCCTGCCTGGCGCAACGTGGAGCTGCCCCTGGTCTACGCAGGGGTTGGCCGGGACGAGCGACGGGAGCGGGCGCTGCAGGCTCTCGACCGGGTCGGCCTGGCCAACCGCGCCGACCACCGCCCGGGTGAGCTCTCCGGCGGTCAGCAGCAACGCGTGGCCATCGCGAGGGCCCTCGTCACCGACCCCGCCCTGGTGCTCGCCGACGAGCCGACCGGCAACCTGGACAGCCAGTCGACCGCCGATGTGCTCGGCCTGCTCGACGAGCTCTCCGCCATGGGTCGCACGATCGTCCTCATCACGCACGAGCACGACGTCGCCGCGCGCGCCCACCGCCAGCTGCTGGTGCGTGACGGCGAGATCGTGCTTCCGGCCGGGAGTCCCGCGTGA
- a CDS encoding ABC transporter permease: protein MNWAETIRTGLEAIRHHALRSILTMLGIIIGVSSVILTVGLGQGAQDQVAEQIDALGSNLLVVSPGSTTSGGMRGGFGSATTLTLSDATAIADDSVAPDVAHVAPATSTQTSLANGTTNWTTSLVGTTASWAGVRNRGLEAGRFFTSKEVEAHSRVMVIGPDTADELFTGSAVGEQVTVDGTKFTVIGVLASSGGSSSETSQDDTAVVPLGAAADVTGSTGTTLSTIYVEAASADRLSAAYQEIEAALTNLHGITGAAEADFTITSQESLLETANSTNETLTVLLGGVAAISLLVGGIGVMNIMLVSVTERVREIGLRKALGATPSLIGRQFLIEASILGLAGGLVGVAVGVVGAFALPPLIGQPVSLSLLATAVAVATSLALGLGFGVYPATRAARLTPIEALRSE from the coding sequence GTGAACTGGGCGGAGACGATCCGGACCGGTCTCGAGGCGATCCGGCACCACGCGCTCCGGTCGATCCTGACGATGCTCGGCATCATCATCGGCGTCTCCTCGGTCATCCTGACCGTCGGACTCGGGCAGGGCGCGCAGGACCAGGTCGCCGAGCAGATCGACGCCCTCGGCAGCAACCTCCTGGTGGTGTCCCCGGGCAGCACGACGAGCGGCGGGATGCGCGGCGGCTTCGGATCGGCGACCACACTGACGCTCTCCGACGCCACCGCGATCGCTGACGACTCGGTTGCTCCGGATGTCGCCCACGTGGCTCCCGCGACCTCTACCCAGACCTCCCTGGCCAACGGCACGACCAACTGGACCACCTCCCTCGTCGGCACCACCGCAAGCTGGGCCGGTGTCCGCAACCGCGGCCTCGAGGCCGGGCGGTTCTTCACCTCGAAGGAGGTCGAGGCCCACTCGCGTGTGATGGTGATCGGTCCGGACACGGCCGACGAGCTCTTCACCGGCTCCGCGGTCGGTGAGCAGGTCACCGTCGACGGGACGAAGTTCACCGTCATCGGGGTCCTCGCCTCGTCCGGCGGATCGTCGTCGGAGACCAGCCAGGACGACACCGCAGTGGTGCCGCTCGGGGCAGCAGCCGACGTCACCGGCTCAACCGGCACGACGCTCTCGACCATCTACGTCGAGGCGGCCTCCGCCGACCGGCTCTCCGCGGCGTACCAGGAGATCGAGGCGGCGCTCACGAACCTGCACGGCATCACCGGCGCAGCCGAGGCGGACTTCACCATCACCAGCCAGGAGTCGCTGCTCGAGACCGCGAACTCCACCAACGAGACACTCACGGTCCTGCTGGGCGGGGTCGCCGCGATCTCATTGCTGGTCGGCGGCATCGGCGTCATGAACATCATGCTGGTCTCGGTCACCGAGCGCGTGCGCGAGATCGGGCTGCGCAAGGCCCTCGGCGCGACGCCCTCGCTGATCGGGCGACAGTTCCTGATCGAGGCCTCGATCCTCGGCCTGGCCGGCGGACTGGTCGGGGTCGCCGTCGGCGTTGTCGGCGCGTTCGCGCTGCCCCCGCTGATCGGGCAACCCGTCTCCCTCTCGCTCCTGGCCACCGCCGTCGCGGTCGCCACCTCTCTCGCCCTGGGCCTCGGTTTCGGGGTCTACCCCGCGACCCGCGCGGCCCGCCTCACCCCCATCGAAGCCCTCCGCAGCGAATGA
- a CDS encoding efflux RND transporter periplasmic adaptor subunit — MSGRARRRTALAAVAAIVALVIGLVAATSSAGASRYRTATAVTGDVEQTVGYDGTIAASRRRDLSFGAGGTVASVGVEPGDRVKAGQVLARLDTTDLSAAVTEAQADLAAAKATLEDVEDGQVDAVTGDASTASASPASATGSLRVVAAVATRSTTTQADQAATSPELAAQLAALAKQQAAVTSSQTAATEAIAAAKDALAAQTSACASPETDPTGAVGIAEECSAALAAVQDAQEVVAARQEALQSALDALSSTLNEAVAALGKSTTEPGGPTPETPGAPSGKAPEAAPQTPDAPSGNQGSGDNSSRSATAADLASAQAAIDVARAKVTQAEADLDAALLTAPFAGTIRAVDIAAGDDVATSDRAMVLIGTGDTTATASVPVDDLAALEVGQRARVVAGTGDPIAATVSSIGLAPEPTTDGSSATYRVTVTLDDETTAPEGTTVRVEVVTETAAKAVTVPVSAVTPLSAATGTVRLVQGEQVTRTRVTLGARGDTSVAITDGLAAGDLVVLADLEAELPSGGTQTRSTLRIGGGGTMTGPPPGMGSVR; from the coding sequence GTGAGCGGCCGGGCCCGACGGCGTACGGCGCTGGCGGCTGTCGCCGCGATCGTCGCGCTCGTGATCGGCCTGGTCGCCGCGACCTCGTCGGCGGGGGCGTCCCGCTACCGGACCGCGACAGCGGTGACCGGCGACGTCGAGCAGACGGTGGGGTACGACGGCACGATCGCTGCGTCCCGCCGTCGTGACCTGTCCTTCGGTGCTGGCGGGACCGTCGCCTCGGTCGGGGTCGAGCCGGGCGACAGGGTGAAGGCCGGCCAGGTCCTCGCGCGGCTCGACACCACCGATCTCTCCGCTGCGGTCACGGAGGCGCAGGCTGACCTTGCGGCCGCGAAGGCCACCCTCGAGGACGTCGAGGACGGCCAGGTGGACGCCGTGACCGGGGACGCCTCGACTGCGTCGGCTTCCCCCGCGAGCGCGACCGGTTCCCTGCGCGTGGTGGCAGCCGTCGCCACGCGGAGCACCACCACCCAGGCGGACCAGGCCGCGACCTCGCCCGAGCTGGCCGCCCAGCTCGCGGCCCTCGCGAAGCAGCAGGCCGCGGTGACGTCCTCACAGACGGCGGCCACCGAGGCGATCGCCGCCGCGAAGGACGCACTCGCGGCCCAGACCAGCGCGTGCGCCAGCCCGGAGACGGACCCGACCGGGGCCGTGGGCATCGCCGAGGAGTGCTCTGCCGCACTCGCGGCCGTGCAGGATGCCCAGGAGGTCGTCGCCGCCAGGCAGGAGGCACTCCAGTCCGCCCTCGACGCCCTGTCGTCGACGCTCAACGAAGCAGTCGCTGCACTCGGGAAGTCGACGACCGAACCCGGCGGGCCCACACCGGAGACCCCGGGCGCACCGTCCGGGAAGGCACCCGAGGCTGCACCACAGACCCCCGACGCGCCCAGCGGCAACCAGGGGTCCGGCGACAACTCCAGCCGCAGCGCGACCGCGGCCGACCTGGCCAGTGCTCAGGCCGCGATCGACGTGGCACGCGCCAAGGTCACGCAGGCCGAGGCCGACCTCGACGCCGCCCTGCTCACGGCTCCGTTCGCCGGAACGATCCGAGCGGTCGACATCGCCGCCGGTGACGACGTCGCGACCTCCGACCGCGCGATGGTGCTGATCGGCACCGGCGACACGACCGCGACCGCCAGCGTGCCGGTCGACGATCTTGCCGCCCTCGAGGTCGGCCAGCGGGCCCGGGTGGTCGCTGGCACCGGCGACCCGATCGCGGCGACCGTGTCGAGCATCGGGCTCGCGCCGGAGCCCACCACCGACGGCTCCTCAGCGACCTACCGCGTCACCGTGACCCTCGACGACGAGACGACCGCACCTGAGGGCACCACGGTCCGGGTCGAGGTCGTGACGGAAACGGCCGCGAAGGCAGTCACGGTTCCGGTCTCGGCGGTCACACCCCTCAGTGCCGCGACCGGCACGGTCCGCCTCGTCCAGGGCGAACAGGTCACCCGGACCCGGGTCACCCTCGGTGCGCGCGGCGACACGTCGGTGGCGATCACCGACGGGCTCGCCGCGGGGGACCTCGTCGTGCTCGCCGACCTGGAGGCAGAGCTGCCCAGCGGAGGCACGCAGACGCGATCGACGCTCCGCATCGGAGGCGGCGGCACCATGACCGGTCCCCCACCCGGGATGGGCAGCGTGCGGTGA
- a CDS encoding winged helix-turn-helix transcriptional regulator — protein MARSFEDQHCSVARTLDVVGDRWTSLIVRDVALGISRFDAIQRNLGLSRKVLTQRLQSLLDHEVIARTAYQDNPPRFDYTLTEKGNDLAMVVLALQQFGDRWSFAQEGPPVLWRHLGCGEISNPTVCCDKCGAPVRPGDAVPLKGPSFDEEAFPELGPAIDRIQALFG, from the coding sequence ATGGCTCGATCCTTCGAAGACCAGCACTGCTCGGTCGCCCGGACCCTCGACGTCGTCGGCGACCGGTGGACCTCGCTGATCGTGCGCGACGTGGCGCTCGGCATCTCCCGTTTCGACGCGATCCAGCGCAACCTCGGCCTCTCGCGCAAGGTGCTGACCCAGCGCCTGCAGTCGCTGCTCGATCACGAGGTGATCGCCCGGACGGCGTACCAGGACAATCCGCCGCGGTTCGACTACACGCTCACCGAGAAGGGCAACGACCTCGCCATGGTCGTGCTCGCGCTGCAGCAGTTCGGCGACAGGTGGTCGTTCGCGCAGGAGGGCCCGCCGGTGCTGTGGCGCCATCTCGGGTGCGGCGAGATCAGCAATCCGACGGTCTGCTGCGACAAGTGTGGCGCCCCCGTGCGCCCGGGCGATGCCGTCCCGTTGAAGGGACCCAGCTTCGACGAGGAAGCGTTCCCGGAGCTCGGCCCCGCCATCGACCGGATCCAGGCGCTCTTCGGCTGA
- a CDS encoding MMPL family transporter, protein MFDGILRRTSSLTWRHPRALLAAILLFAAVAGFFGHDVERHLSAAGFADPASPSEKASRVLADELGHSAEPGLVVLVRPADGDVLDVADPAIRAEVGRLAGQVAKGEYIGRVDNPLTAPDPAATGLVSTTPDGKVTSLVLAAYLTDPDVEDKGGVADESVRKLVKSDLVDVGFGGYAPSFNEVNDQTREDLTKAELIAFPILGILLLLVFRSLIAMFIPLVVGGLSIIGTLLALRIMSSFVDTSLFALNIATALSLGLAVDYALLIVSRHREEVAKHGYTETALRNTISSAGRTVLFSGLTVAGAMTALVLMPQRFLYSIGVAGGVVGILSAVMAVLVVPAVLAWLGPNVNKFSIRTGPAVSDASTGWLRLARGVMRRPVLVAVATTVALLTLAWPLADTHLTGPSSQAVPPGAQAYGVTQYLNANYPRAVMEGVSLTVTGEVSDAELERLTREVGAVAHVDGAVPPFQRVSDDLAVTTLALDGPALSETSQDAVREIKDLSVGSGELLVSGNTARFIDQKVSLAQNAPMVVGLIVLLTLVLLFLLTGSVLLPLKTLVMNALTLSAVLGILVIVFEKKVGASLLDYPGPYAVEVTSMVFLFVVTFALATDYAVLVMARIKELRDGGMTNEEAVAQGVARTGRIISAAALMIAVVFAAFAVSPVFFMKQIAVGMALAVIIDATVVRALLVPSLMRLLGEANWWAPKPLRRFHERFGIREG, encoded by the coding sequence ATGTTCGATGGAATCCTGCGGCGCACGTCGTCGCTCACCTGGCGGCATCCCCGTGCGCTGCTCGCCGCGATCCTGCTCTTCGCCGCCGTCGCGGGCTTCTTCGGCCACGACGTCGAGCGGCACCTCTCCGCAGCCGGGTTCGCCGATCCGGCTTCCCCGAGCGAGAAGGCCAGCCGGGTGCTGGCCGACGAGCTCGGCCACTCAGCAGAGCCCGGCCTGGTCGTGCTGGTCCGGCCCGCGGACGGCGACGTGCTCGACGTGGCAGACCCCGCCATCCGCGCGGAAGTGGGACGGCTCGCCGGCCAGGTGGCCAAGGGCGAGTACATCGGGCGCGTGGACAACCCGCTCACCGCACCCGACCCGGCAGCCACCGGTCTGGTCTCGACCACCCCAGACGGCAAGGTGACCTCGCTGGTCCTCGCCGCCTACCTGACCGACCCTGACGTCGAGGACAAGGGCGGCGTCGCCGACGAGTCCGTGCGCAAGCTCGTGAAGTCGGACCTGGTCGACGTCGGTTTCGGTGGCTACGCCCCGAGCTTCAACGAGGTCAACGACCAGACCCGCGAGGACCTCACCAAGGCCGAGCTCATCGCCTTCCCGATCCTCGGCATCCTGCTGCTGCTGGTCTTCCGATCCCTGATCGCGATGTTCATCCCGCTCGTCGTCGGCGGTCTCTCGATCATCGGCACCCTGCTCGCACTGCGCATCATGTCGTCCTTCGTCGACACCTCCCTCTTCGCGCTGAACATCGCCACGGCGCTCTCACTCGGCCTGGCCGTGGACTACGCCTTGCTGATCGTGTCGCGCCACCGCGAGGAGGTGGCGAAGCACGGCTACACGGAGACGGCCCTGCGCAACACGATCTCCTCGGCCGGGCGCACCGTGCTCTTCTCCGGCCTGACGGTGGCGGGTGCGATGACGGCCCTCGTCCTCATGCCCCAGCGTTTCCTCTACTCCATCGGAGTAGCGGGCGGCGTGGTCGGCATCCTCTCGGCAGTCATGGCCGTGCTCGTCGTTCCGGCCGTGCTGGCCTGGCTCGGGCCGAACGTCAACAAGTTCTCGATCCGCACGGGCCCGGCGGTCTCGGATGCGTCGACCGGCTGGCTCCGGCTCGCGCGTGGCGTCATGCGCCGTCCGGTCCTGGTCGCGGTGGCCACGACAGTCGCCCTGCTCACGCTGGCCTGGCCCCTGGCCGACACCCACCTGACCGGCCCGAGCTCACAGGCGGTCCCGCCCGGAGCACAGGCCTACGGCGTCACGCAGTACCTGAACGCGAACTACCCGCGCGCTGTCATGGAGGGCGTCTCCCTCACCGTCACCGGCGAAGTCAGCGACGCCGAGCTCGAGCGGCTGACCCGGGAGGTCGGCGCCGTCGCACACGTCGACGGAGCGGTGCCGCCGTTCCAGCGTGTGTCGGACGACCTCGCCGTGACCACGCTCGCACTCGACGGACCGGCCCTGTCCGAGACCTCCCAGGACGCCGTCCGCGAGATCAAGGACCTCTCCGTCGGCAGCGGGGAGCTGCTGGTGTCCGGCAACACCGCGCGGTTCATCGACCAGAAGGTTTCCCTCGCCCAGAACGCACCCATGGTCGTCGGACTGATCGTGCTGCTCACCCTGGTCCTGCTCTTCCTGCTGACCGGCTCGGTGCTGCTGCCGCTCAAGACGCTGGTCATGAACGCCCTCACACTCTCCGCGGTGCTGGGCATCCTGGTCATCGTCTTCGAGAAGAAGGTGGGCGCCAGCCTGCTCGACTACCCCGGCCCGTATGCCGTCGAGGTGACCAGCATGGTCTTCCTGTTCGTCGTGACCTTCGCACTCGCCACCGACTACGCAGTGCTGGTCATGGCGCGGATCAAGGAGCTGCGCGACGGTGGCATGACGAACGAGGAGGCCGTCGCCCAGGGTGTCGCCCGCACCGGCCGGATCATCAGCGCTGCAGCACTCATGATCGCGGTGGTCTTCGCCGCCTTCGCGGTCAGCCCGGTCTTCTTCATGAAGCAGATCGCGGTCGGCATGGCCCTGGCGGTGATCATCGACGCGACCGTCGTACGCGCACTGCTGGTGCCGTCGCTCATGCGCCTGCTCGGTGAGGCGAACTGGTGGGCGCCGAAGCCGCTGCGGCGGTTCCACGAGCGGTTCGGCATCCGCGAGGGCTGA
- a CDS encoding serine/threonine-protein kinase, whose protein sequence is MTWEVGSRVADRYLLEELIGRGGMADVYRATDVQLHRPVAVKALREQAEGETGRLRFATEARTVARLSHPGIVTLLDAGLNDEQMFLVMELVDGTTLSRRFAEGLLAHAEVTRIGREVAAALAYAHEQGIVHRDVKPGNVLLGNDDRVLLADFGIAQLVDGATRHTAMGQAIGSPAYLAPEQVSGGDLSGAADVYSLGLMLLEALTGERPFRGTTSEVVYARLQAPPLVPSGLGERWVELLTAMTALDPSARPTADRVVAALDGSDAERTAPFDLATETQVLREPPPLQVPGRPRRLQVMAGVGVAAIALVAGWFVVGGAEDDNPMVPPVPTDVRTDLRAPLAGLHEAIHGSTP, encoded by the coding sequence ATGACGTGGGAAGTCGGGTCACGGGTCGCTGACCGGTACCTCCTCGAGGAGCTCATCGGCCGGGGTGGCATGGCCGATGTCTACCGCGCGACGGACGTGCAGCTCCATCGGCCCGTCGCCGTGAAGGCTCTGCGCGAGCAGGCGGAGGGCGAGACGGGCCGGCTCCGGTTCGCCACCGAGGCGCGGACGGTCGCCCGGCTGAGCCACCCCGGGATCGTGACTCTCCTCGACGCCGGGCTGAACGACGAGCAGATGTTCCTGGTGATGGAGCTCGTCGACGGTACGACGCTGAGCCGGCGCTTCGCAGAGGGACTTCTGGCGCACGCCGAGGTCACCCGGATCGGCCGTGAAGTCGCCGCGGCCCTCGCCTATGCGCACGAGCAGGGCATCGTGCACCGTGACGTGAAGCCGGGCAACGTGCTGCTCGGCAATGACGACCGGGTGCTGCTGGCCGACTTCGGCATCGCGCAGCTGGTCGACGGTGCCACCCGCCACACGGCGATGGGGCAGGCGATCGGCTCGCCGGCGTACCTCGCGCCGGAGCAGGTGAGTGGAGGCGACCTCTCCGGGGCTGCTGACGTCTACTCGCTCGGGCTGATGCTGCTCGAGGCGCTGACGGGGGAGCGACCCTTCCGCGGCACCACGTCCGAGGTCGTCTACGCGCGCCTCCAGGCTCCGCCCCTCGTCCCGTCCGGGCTCGGCGAGCGCTGGGTCGAGCTGCTGACCGCGATGACCGCTCTTGACCCATCGGCGCGGCCGACAGCGGACCGGGTCGTCGCCGCCCTGGACGGGAGTGACGCCGAGCGGACCGCTCCCTTCGACCTCGCTACGGAGACCCAGGTCCTGCGGGAACCCCCACCCCTCCAGGTGCCGGGCCGGCCCAGGCGCCTCCAGGTCATGGCCGGGGTCGGGGTCGCCGCCATCGCGCTCGTCGCTGGCTGGTTCGTGGTCGGAGGTGCAGAGGACGACAACCCGATGGTGCCGCCCGTGCCCACTGACGTACGCACGGATCTGCGGGCGCCGCTCGCCGGCCTGCACGAGGCGATCCACGGGAGCACGCCGTGA
- a CDS encoding acyltransferase — protein MSWTRGEPLTAEHRSRLVNSGVLPEVLDDLTLRNVTGPLPEWWHEHGNALYLRDGMTVPEKLIEVMATYPFRDVLIVLGTGMEWFSSLLIGGDSATVFIGPNTFMTAADIYCGGESTIVLNEGVVATRGAVVDARNGGSIVCQPDQLWAAYVYIVTDDMHRLEDVETGARINSYGAHVRFGRHVWLGRDVIISGHVEIGDGAVVGMRSMVRGQKVPPRTAVAGVPARVIREGVTWRGEDTP, from the coding sequence ATGTCCTGGACCCGCGGCGAGCCGCTGACCGCCGAGCACCGCTCGCGCCTGGTCAACAGCGGCGTCCTGCCGGAGGTCCTCGACGACCTCACGCTTCGCAACGTGACCGGTCCGCTGCCGGAGTGGTGGCACGAGCACGGCAACGCGCTCTACCTGCGCGACGGCATGACCGTGCCCGAGAAGCTGATCGAGGTCATGGCGACCTACCCGTTCCGCGACGTGCTGATCGTGCTCGGCACCGGCATGGAGTGGTTCTCGAGCCTGCTGATCGGTGGCGACAGCGCGACTGTCTTCATCGGCCCCAACACCTTCATGACCGCCGCCGACATCTACTGCGGTGGCGAGTCCACGATCGTGCTCAACGAGGGCGTCGTGGCGACCCGCGGTGCTGTCGTCGACGCGCGCAACGGCGGCTCGATCGTCTGCCAGCCCGACCAGCTCTGGGCGGCCTACGTCTACATCGTCACCGACGACATGCACCGCCTCGAGGACGTCGAGACCGGCGCCCGCATCAACTCGTACGGCGCGCACGTGCGCTTCGGCCGGCACGTCTGGCTCGGGCGCGACGTGATCATCAGCGGCCACGTGGAGATCGGTGACGGTGCTGTCGTCGGCATGCGGAGCATGGTCCGCGGCCAGAAGGTCCCGCCGCGGACGGCCGTCGCGGGAGTCCCCGCCCGGGTGATCCGTGAGGGTGTCACCTGGCGTGGTGAAGACACTCCGTAG
- a CDS encoding TetR/AcrR family transcriptional regulator, translating into MPAPSDAQPDRNAVRRRAMLDAGVGLLGAIEGGAVNVRAVCRSTGVTERYFYEIFGNRDDFVRAVFEDVTAQARVALVEAAESGGDYRALASAAVDAFVSLVIDSPEKGRVLMLAPYREQVLVEVGLGHQPEFFDLVATAFQGDVAEDARRLLSVELVGALTALFTQFLGGTLDVGRDRLVEHCVDMLVAAADRAGPAS; encoded by the coding sequence GTGCCCGCTCCCTCTGACGCTCAGCCCGACCGCAACGCCGTACGCCGTCGCGCCATGCTCGACGCGGGCGTCGGGCTGCTCGGCGCGATCGAGGGTGGTGCTGTCAACGTGCGGGCAGTCTGTCGCTCGACCGGTGTGACGGAGCGCTACTTCTACGAGATCTTCGGCAACCGTGACGACTTCGTCCGCGCGGTCTTCGAGGACGTCACGGCGCAGGCTCGGGTTGCGCTGGTGGAGGCGGCCGAGAGCGGTGGCGACTACCGCGCGCTCGCGTCGGCGGCCGTCGACGCCTTCGTGAGCCTGGTGATCGACAGTCCGGAGAAGGGCCGGGTGCTCATGCTCGCGCCGTATCGGGAGCAGGTCCTGGTCGAGGTCGGACTCGGTCACCAGCCGGAGTTCTTCGACCTCGTCGCCACGGCCTTCCAGGGTGATGTCGCCGAGGACGCCAGGCGGCTGCTCTCCGTGGAGCTCGTCGGTGCGCTGACGGCCCTGTTCACCCAGTTCCTGGGAGGCACGCTGGACGTCGGCCGCGACCGGCTGGTCGAGCACTGCGTCGACATGCTCGTGGCGGCGGCCGACCGCGCAGGTCCTGCGAGCTGA